A single region of the Candidatus Neomarinimicrobiota bacterium genome encodes:
- a CDS encoding MBL fold metallo-hydrolase, whose amino-acid sequence MKIKFAGTGDGRGIPVIGCKCDRCTLAREEGGKNRRRTVSFIVTSGSETIILDTPSSIGVVLNEERIFRISAIFLSHKHYDHLGGITAFEYWPERIPVYGNMSVLGNFEITDKLYEKCEFHVLRDRKSIKVGRIKVTPFQVSHTVPTFGLVFMADNKRVVHFSDMSGTDLSDYEKRLVKTSDVAIFHTPGYEGGTDHVDVMNVVSIAKRYPSTRFVLSHIGHNNLLHDELVVKIAPCKNMVVAYDRMEIKV is encoded by the coding sequence ATGAAGATAAAATTCGCTGGAACGGGAGATGGCCGTGGGATCCCAGTCATTGGTTGTAAATGCGACCGGTGTACGTTAGCGAGAGAGGAGGGGGGCAAGAATCGCCGCAGGACAGTTTCTTTTATCGTAACAAGTGGATCAGAAACAATTATACTCGATACACCTAGTTCCATCGGAGTAGTGCTAAATGAAGAGCGAATATTTCGTATATCAGCAATATTTCTTTCTCATAAACATTATGATCATTTGGGTGGAATAACCGCTTTTGAATACTGGCCAGAAAGAATTCCCGTTTACGGTAATATGTCTGTCCTTGGGAATTTTGAAATAACGGATAAATTATACGAAAAATGCGAGTTTCATGTCTTGCGGGACAGAAAATCCATTAAAGTGGGTCGTATCAAAGTTACACCCTTCCAGGTTTCCCATACAGTTCCCACGTTTGGACTCGTGTTTATGGCAGATAATAAACGCGTGGTTCATTTTAGTGATATGTCGGGTACGGATTTAAGTGATTACGAGAAGCGGCTGGTGAAAACATCGGATGTTGCCATTTTCCATACACCGGGCTATGAAGGAGGCACGGACCACGTCGATGTCATGAATGTGGTTAGTATTGCAAAAAGATATCCCTCAACGCGTTTTGTTTTATCCCATATCGGACATAATAATTTACTCCATGATGAACTCGTTGTGAAAATCGCCCCGTGTAAAAATATGGTTGTCGCCTATGACAGGATGGAAATCAAGGTCTAG
- a CDS encoding 30S ribosomal protein S21, whose protein sequence is MVEVIVKRDEPLERALRRFKKKYEKAGILKEIKRNSYYLKPSAEKRIKRSKARRRMRRAMAYHQR, encoded by the coding sequence ATGGTAGAAGTGATTGTAAAACGTGACGAGCCGCTGGAGCGGGCCTTGCGGCGCTTCAAGAAGAAATATGAAAAGGCCGGCATCCTGAAGGAGATCAAGCGCAATTCCTATTACCTCAAGCCCAGCGCCGAGAAGCGCATCAAGCGCTCCAAGGCCCGCCGGCGCATGCGCCGGGCCATGGCCTATCATCAGCGCTAG
- the rsmA gene encoding ribosomal RNA small subunit methyltransferase A, with protein MNWPRPRKRWGQNFLIDPNLIRKIVAAIGPGPDDLFLEIGPGHGELTLPLAGAAGAVTAVDIDPLLVGPLMQLVPGNVTVIQDDILAVDLAALLPAGSRIYGSLPYNITSPLVFRLLAYRNQWRDAHVIVQQEVGARLAAAPGSKAYGRLTVMVQAFTRVETCFDLPAEAFRPQPKVDSTLIRLTPGDQHGQIVDEARFEELVRLAFGQRRKKLTNALKPLEAGDLLAELGWGDLRAERLSVGEFINLANRLVATAVGAD; from the coding sequence CTGAACTGGCCGCGCCCGCGCAAACGGTGGGGGCAGAACTTCCTCATCGATCCCAACCTGATCCGCAAGATCGTGGCGGCCATCGGGCCGGGGCCGGACGACCTCTTTCTGGAGATCGGGCCGGGGCACGGGGAGCTGACCCTGCCGCTGGCGGGCGCGGCGGGCGCGGTGACGGCGGTGGACATCGATCCGCTGCTGGTGGGGCCGCTGATGCAGCTGGTGCCCGGCAACGTCACCGTTATTCAGGACGACATTCTGGCGGTGGACCTGGCAGCCCTCCTGCCGGCGGGCAGCCGCATCTATGGCAGCCTGCCGTACAACATCACTTCGCCGCTGGTCTTCCGACTGCTGGCGTACCGGAACCAATGGCGGGATGCGCACGTCATCGTCCAACAGGAGGTCGGGGCGCGGCTGGCGGCAGCGCCGGGGAGCAAGGCCTACGGGCGGCTAACGGTGATGGTGCAGGCGTTTACCAGGGTGGAGACCTGTTTTGACCTGCCCGCCGAGGCGTTCCGGCCCCAGCCGAAAGTGGACTCGACCCTGATTCGCCTGACACCCGGTGACCAGCACGGGCAGATCGTGGATGAGGCCCGGTTCGAGGAGCTGGTGCGGCTGGCCTTCGGGCAACGGCGCAAGAAACTGACCAATGCGCTGAAGCCGCTGGAGGCCGGAGACCTGCTGGCGGAGCTGGGCTGGGGCGATTTGCGGGCGGAAAGGCTGTCAGTGGGGGAGTTCATCAACCTGGCGAACCGCCTCGTGGCGACTGCCGTGGGGGCGGACTGA
- the metG gene encoding methionine--tRNA ligase: MSTFYITTPIYYVNDKPHLGHAYTTILADALARYRRALGDEVHLLTGTDEHGLKVQQAAQERGLEPQAHCDEMVVAFQELWARLHISHDDFIRTTEQRHKVVVQRLLTALHDKGELYLDEYEGWYSVSEERFITEREKASGAFREVEQIKERNWFFRMSAYQQRLIDHIEEHPKFIRPETRRNEVLGFLRQPLGDLCISRPKSRLSWGIELPFDRDYVNYVWFDALTNYISAVGYTADESRFGKWWPADLHLIGKDILIAHTVYWPTMLMAAGIELPRTIFAHGWWLMEDEKMSKSRGNVVRPLDLIDQVGVDPVRYYLLRDMVLGQDASFTLDGFQRRYNSDLANDLGNLVNRVTKFIRRHFEGAIPAAEPESPANEYEQGLRAGALAAVKDVEAHVDTLRLDHAIGAIMELVRSVNVFLEQSQPWHAVKTDKALAGRTLHYAAQASYVALQLLHPVMPSRVAAMLATFGTEVKAIAGLGWGGLKPGTPLGEGGAPFPRLELSLPEEQSPAAAEREVSLSDLERAGLQLAEVLAAEKVAGTDKLLKLRISLGDEERQIVAGIAEHYDPQALVGRRIVVVANLAPVTIRGAESQGMLLAAEAGDGHMVLVTVDGDDLPPGLKIG; this comes from the coding sequence ATGTCCACCTTCTATATCACGACGCCCATCTACTACGTGAACGACAAGCCGCACCTGGGGCATGCCTACACCACCATCCTGGCGGACGCGCTGGCGCGCTACCGGCGGGCGCTGGGTGACGAGGTGCACCTGCTGACGGGGACCGACGAGCACGGCCTTAAAGTGCAGCAGGCGGCGCAGGAGCGGGGGTTGGAGCCGCAGGCGCACTGCGACGAGATGGTGGTGGCCTTCCAGGAGCTGTGGGCGCGGCTGCACATCTCCCACGACGACTTTATCCGCACGACGGAGCAGCGGCACAAGGTGGTGGTGCAGCGGCTGCTGACGGCCCTGCACGACAAGGGCGAGCTGTACCTGGACGAGTACGAGGGGTGGTATTCGGTGTCGGAGGAGCGCTTCATCACCGAGCGGGAGAAAGCGTCGGGGGCCTTCCGGGAAGTGGAGCAGATCAAGGAGCGCAACTGGTTCTTCCGCATGTCGGCCTACCAGCAGCGGCTCATCGACCACATTGAGGAGCACCCAAAATTTATCCGGCCCGAGACGCGGCGCAACGAGGTGCTGGGATTCCTGCGGCAGCCGCTGGGGGACCTGTGCATCTCGCGGCCCAAGTCGCGGCTGAGCTGGGGGATCGAGCTGCCGTTCGACCGGGACTACGTGAACTACGTGTGGTTCGATGCGCTGACGAACTACATCTCGGCGGTGGGCTACACGGCGGACGAGTCGCGGTTCGGGAAGTGGTGGCCGGCGGACCTCCACCTCATCGGCAAGGACATTTTGATCGCGCACACGGTGTACTGGCCGACCATGCTGATGGCGGCGGGCATCGAGCTGCCCAGGACGATATTCGCCCACGGCTGGTGGCTGATGGAAGACGAGAAGATGTCCAAGTCGCGGGGGAACGTGGTGCGGCCGCTGGACCTCATCGACCAGGTGGGGGTGGACCCGGTGCGCTACTACCTGCTGCGGGACATGGTGCTGGGTCAGGACGCCAGTTTCACGCTGGACGGGTTTCAGCGGCGCTACAACAGCGACCTGGCCAACGACCTGGGCAACCTGGTGAACCGGGTGACGAAGTTCATCCGGCGGCACTTTGAGGGGGCCATCCCGGCGGCGGAGCCGGAGTCGCCGGCCAACGAGTATGAACAGGGCTTGCGCGCAGGGGCGCTGGCGGCGGTCAAAGATGTCGAAGCGCACGTGGATACGTTGCGCCTGGACCATGCCATCGGGGCCATCATGGAGCTGGTGCGCAGCGTGAACGTGTTTTTGGAGCAGAGCCAGCCGTGGCATGCGGTGAAGACGGACAAAGCGCTGGCGGGGCGGACGCTGCACTACGCCGCCCAGGCCTCATACGTGGCGCTGCAGCTGCTGCACCCCGTGATGCCGAGCCGGGTGGCGGCCATGCTGGCGACTTTTGGGACGGAGGTGAAAGCCATCGCGGGACTGGGCTGGGGCGGTCTGAAACCGGGCACGCCATTGGGCGAGGGGGGGGCGCCATTCCCGCGGCTGGAGCTGTCGCTGCCGGAGGAGCAGTCCCCCGCTGCCGCCGAGCGGGAGGTCTCCTTGAGCGATCTGGAGCGGGCCGGTCTGCAGCTGGCGGAGGTGCTGGCCGCCGAGAAGGTGGCCGGTACGGACAAGCTATTGAAGCTGCGCATCTCGCTGGGCGACGAGGAGCGGCAGATCGTGGCGGGGATTGCCGAGCACTACGACCCGCAGGCGTTGGTGGGCCGCCGCATCGTGGTGGTGGCCAACCTGGCGCCGGTCACCATCCGGGGGGCGGAGAGCCAGGGCATGCTGCTGGCGGCGGAGGCCGGGGATGGGCACATGGTGCTGGTCACGGTGGACGGGGACGACCTGCCGCCGGGGCTGAAAATCGGCTAG
- a CDS encoding TatD family hydrolase, with protein sequence MLIDTHAHLFYEQYDHQMDAVLARAAEAGVGAIICVGLDLETSRAAIALAERYPNMWATVGVHPHDAKDAPPDALERLAGLARHPRVVAIGETGLDYYRNLSPPEVQRDLFRGQLALAGELDLPVVVHNREADEDVLAELRRAGHAQGVVHCFSSAPEVARQVLELGFHISFTGTVTFGKNHNEAVLQEVGLERVMVETDCPYLSPVPRRGKTNEPAYVAYTAGKIGAICGLSLDEVARRTTATALGLFTRLEPVSA encoded by the coding sequence ATGCTCATCGATACCCACGCGCACCTGTTCTACGAGCAATACGACCATCAAATGGACGCGGTGCTGGCCCGGGCTGCCGAAGCCGGTGTGGGCGCCATCATCTGCGTGGGGCTGGACCTGGAGACGAGCCGGGCGGCCATCGCGCTGGCGGAGCGCTATCCCAATATGTGGGCCACGGTGGGGGTGCACCCCCACGATGCCAAGGACGCGCCGCCCGATGCGCTGGAGCGGCTGGCGGGGCTGGCCCGGCACCCCCGGGTTGTGGCTATCGGCGAGACCGGGCTGGACTACTACCGCAACCTGAGCCCGCCGGAGGTGCAGCGCGACCTGTTCCGGGGGCAACTGGCGCTGGCGGGAGAACTGGACCTGCCGGTGGTGGTGCACAACCGGGAGGCGGATGAGGACGTGCTGGCGGAGCTGCGCAGAGCGGGGCATGCGCAGGGGGTGGTGCACTGCTTTTCCTCGGCGCCGGAGGTGGCGCGGCAGGTGTTGGAGCTGGGTTTCCACATCTCGTTTACCGGCACGGTGACCTTCGGCAAGAACCACAACGAGGCGGTGCTGCAGGAGGTGGGTCTGGAGCGGGTGATGGTGGAGACGGACTGCCCCTACCTGTCACCGGTGCCCCGGCGCGGGAAGACCAACGAGCCGGCCTACGTGGCGTACACTGCCGGGAAAATCGGCGCGATCTGCGGACTGTCGCTGGACGAAGTGGCGCGGCGGACCACGGCGACAGCGCTGGGCCTGTTCACTCGGCTGGAGCCAGTCAGTGCCTGA
- a CDS encoding class I tRNA ligase family protein, with amino-acid sequence MSSFYITTPIYYVNDKPHLGPARRAGLRAEGQATTTLWADALARYRRALGDKVDYGWAGVINDEAIY; translated from the coding sequence ATGTCCAGCTTCTACATTACCACGCCCATTTACTACGTGAACGACAAGCCGCACCTGGGCCCCGCCCGTAGGGCCGGACTTCGGGCCGAGGGGCAGGCGACCACCACCCTATGGGCGGACGCGCTGGCGCGGTACCGGCGGGCGCTGGGTGACAAGGTGGACTATGGATGGGCTGGCGTAATCAATGACGAGGCGATTTATTAG